The proteins below are encoded in one region of Myxococcales bacterium:
- the mnmA gene encoding tRNA 2-thiouridine(34) synthase MnmA — MGTAIKRVLVAMSGGVDSSLAAAVLKEQGYDLVGVTLHLWDAGKGEQVGKCCAPEDRDDARRSCDHLGIPHYVLDERKAFRNTVVDPFLDTYIKGRTPIPCVSCNQHVKLTRLLEVADAFGASHVATGHYVRLQHDGDKVNTILRGRDYNKDQSYFLFGVPSFVFERMLFPLGELTKDEVRKLALKYNLPNATKPESQSLCFVPDGDIGGFVDRQRSLSKSGTIVDENNQALAEHDGVHRFTVGQRKGLGLGGGKPRYVLRILPEEDKVVVGERSSLGAKEVRAEGVSWLVPKPEHAFRAKVRIRYRHEPSDARVQPTSDGFIAEFDEQQFAITPGQAAVIYKDDAVLAGGYIA, encoded by the coding sequence ATGGGCACAGCAATCAAACGCGTCTTGGTCGCAATGAGCGGCGGAGTGGATTCTTCGCTGGCCGCTGCCGTGCTTAAAGAGCAGGGTTACGACTTGGTCGGTGTCACCTTGCACTTGTGGGATGCTGGTAAAGGCGAGCAAGTTGGCAAATGCTGCGCACCGGAAGACCGCGACGATGCTCGGCGCAGTTGTGATCATTTGGGCATTCCACATTACGTGCTCGATGAACGCAAAGCTTTCCGAAACACCGTGGTTGATCCTTTCTTGGATACTTACATCAAAGGCCGCACGCCCATTCCCTGCGTCTCGTGCAATCAACACGTCAAACTGACCCGTTTACTTGAAGTGGCCGATGCCTTTGGCGCAAGTCATGTCGCTACCGGACACTACGTCAGACTGCAACATGACGGCGACAAAGTTAACACCATCCTGCGTGGCCGCGACTACAACAAAGACCAAAGCTACTTTTTGTTCGGGGTGCCAAGCTTTGTGTTTGAGCGCATGCTTTTTCCGCTTGGAGAGCTCACCAAAGACGAAGTGCGAAAGCTTGCCCTAAAGTACAACTTACCCAACGCAACGAAACCTGAGTCCCAATCGCTATGCTTTGTGCCCGACGGCGACATCGGCGGCTTTGTCGACCGCCAGCGTTCTCTTTCAAAGAGCGGCACCATTGTCGATGAAAACAACCAAGCCCTTGCAGAGCACGACGGCGTTCATCGCTTCACCGTCGGACAACGCAAAGGCCTGGGTCTCGGAGGCGGTAAGCCGCGCTACGTGCTACGTATCTTGCCCGAAGAAGACAAAGTGGTTGTCGGCGAGCGCTCCAGCTTGGGCGCAAAAGAAGTTCGCGCCGAAGGAGTCAGTTGGCTTGTTCCTAAACCCGAACACGCCTTTCGCGCCAAAGTTCGCATTCGCTATCGGCACGAGCCAAGTGATGCACGCGTGCAGCCCACCAGCGATGGCTTTATCGCCGAGTTTGACGAGCAACAATTTGCGATTACGCCAGGGCAAGCCGCGGTGATTTATAAAGACGATGCGGTACTTGCAGGAGGCTACATTGCCTAA
- a CDS encoding flippase-like domain-containing protein, with protein MFAWLVSKCGVPLLPSPSAFSVVKWWAIPGYIVLLVANHWFRATRWRYLIAQIYPIRIPECVRICWISFFAIFALPLRLGEFVRPVLGKLRLGIPMSAGIGTVAIERVLDGLVTTLFVVWALFFIDRVPSDDTLVKSLPYYGYTMLIVFAAAFIMLGLFLYQRKFALKLVRKTIGLFSDRLSHLVSEKLDSLANGLGVLSRPALFVPFVVETLLYWGINALGMWFLARGCGLPIGLDHAVGLVGILALGVLLPAGPGLFGNFQLAVSVGLKLYLAESIVAGPGSVFIFLLYTIQASFVALVGLIPVYTMKLHMKDLLTRPSSPG; from the coding sequence TTGTTTGCATGGTTAGTCTCCAAATGCGGCGTGCCTTTATTGCCATCGCCTTCAGCCTTTTCCGTGGTCAAATGGTGGGCCATCCCCGGCTACATCGTGCTTTTGGTCGCCAACCATTGGTTTCGCGCCACACGCTGGCGCTACCTCATCGCCCAAATCTATCCGATTCGCATCCCCGAATGCGTCCGCATCTGCTGGATCAGCTTCTTTGCCATCTTCGCTTTGCCTTTGCGTTTAGGCGAGTTCGTCAGGCCTGTGCTTGGCAAATTGCGCCTCGGCATTCCTATGTCAGCCGGCATCGGCACCGTCGCCATTGAGCGCGTGCTCGACGGCCTGGTCACCACGCTCTTTGTCGTCTGGGCCTTGTTCTTTATCGACCGAGTTCCAAGCGACGATACTTTGGTCAAGTCCTTGCCGTACTACGGCTACACCATGCTGATTGTTTTCGCCGCAGCCTTCATCATGCTCGGTTTGTTTTTATACCAGCGTAAGTTCGCCCTGAAGCTTGTGCGCAAAACCATTGGTTTGTTTTCAGACCGACTCTCGCATCTGGTCAGCGAAAAACTCGACAGCCTGGCCAATGGCCTAGGCGTACTCAGCCGTCCCGCACTGTTCGTGCCCTTCGTGGTTGAAACCTTGCTTTACTGGGGCATCAACGCGCTTGGCATGTGGTTTTTGGCACGCGGCTGTGGCCTGCCCATCGGACTTGATCACGCAGTCGGCTTGGTTGGTATCTTAGCCTTAGGCGTCCTTTTGCCCGCAGGCCCAGGCTTGTTTGGCAACTTCCAACTGGCAGTCTCCGTTGGCCTCAAACTCTACTTGGCCGAAAGTATCGTGGCCGGCCCCGGCTCCGTCTTTATCTTTTTGCTCTACACCATCCAAGCCAGCTTCGTAGCGCTCGTAGGCCTGATTCCCGTCTACACCATGAAACTTCACATGAAAGATTTGCTAACGCGACCAAGCAGTCCTGGGTAA
- the ribD gene encoding bifunctional diaminohydroxyphosphoribosylaminopyrimidine deaminase/5-amino-6-(5-phosphoribosylamino)uracil reductase RibD produces MSASFDEEMMQLALREAKRGFTSPNPHVGAVLVKDGKVLSTGFHKQVGLAHAEVAALEGSLEAAKGATLYVTLEPCNHHGRTQPCTDAIIEASIARIVIGCLDPANRLPSGYERLKQAGLEVELGVCQSEAEELVADFKKHYTTGIPLVTLKAALSLDGRIATANGQSKWITGEAARKLARDKRAETGCVIVGVQTVLADDPELNVRDSDAPQPLRAVLDPTLKTPPQAKILSSSPKPCLIFHGPKASIENERALLEAGAELFQIAEDEEGGLKLAEVLEELGRRDYMHVLIEGGSRVHSAFMKQKLIDRVMLFIAPILFADKNAMPLLDVQDTRTMDDVLRLKHSRVTQIGEDILLEGAL; encoded by the coding sequence GTGAGCGCTTCCTTTGATGAAGAGATGATGCAGCTTGCCCTTCGCGAAGCCAAGCGTGGATTTACCAGTCCCAACCCTCATGTGGGAGCCGTGCTGGTCAAAGACGGGAAGGTGCTGAGCACAGGCTTTCATAAACAAGTGGGCCTTGCCCATGCCGAAGTCGCTGCGCTCGAAGGCTCGTTGGAGGCCGCAAAAGGCGCTACGCTTTACGTGACGCTCGAGCCCTGCAACCACCACGGCCGTACGCAACCCTGCACCGATGCTATCATCGAAGCAAGCATCGCGCGCATCGTCATCGGCTGCCTTGATCCAGCCAATCGACTGCCCTCCGGTTATGAACGTTTGAAACAAGCCGGCCTCGAAGTCGAGCTCGGTGTATGCCAATCCGAAGCCGAAGAGCTCGTGGCTGACTTTAAGAAGCACTACACCACCGGCATCCCGCTGGTCACCCTCAAAGCCGCGCTCAGTCTGGATGGTCGCATCGCTACCGCAAACGGCCAATCGAAATGGATCACGGGCGAAGCAGCGCGAAAACTTGCACGAGACAAACGCGCAGAGACAGGATGCGTCATCGTCGGCGTGCAGACTGTGCTTGCCGATGATCCCGAACTCAACGTACGAGACAGCGATGCGCCGCAGCCTTTGCGCGCAGTGCTCGATCCCACTCTAAAAACGCCACCACAAGCCAAAATTCTTAGCTCTTCGCCCAAGCCTTGCCTGATTTTTCATGGCCCAAAAGCAAGCATCGAGAATGAGCGCGCTTTGCTTGAAGCCGGCGCCGAGCTATTTCAAATCGCAGAAGACGAGGAGGGCGGATTAAAACTTGCTGAGGTGCTCGAAGAACTGGGTCGTCGCGATTACATGCATGTTCTTATCGAAGGTGGCAGCCGTGTGCACAGCGCCTTTATGAAGCAAAAGCTAATCGACCGCGTGATGCTTTTTATCGCCCCCATCTTGTTTGCCGACAAAAACGCCATGCCCTTGCTTGATGTGCAAGACACCCGCACCATGGACGATGTCTTGCGCCTCAAACACAGCCGCGTCACGCAAATCGGCGAGGATATCTTGCTCGAAGGAGCCTTGTAG
- a CDS encoding response regulator — protein MALILHIDAASEDRDLVAKSLQTAGHEVKAAKTGLEGISLAQEKRPDLVLLDMDLPDLDGYEVTLRLRGIAELDGVPVIAAATEIDERASLAVGADGNLKKPLDAKTLASTIEAMLNISVYKEHRGTETLRLRSQKIVRHLEEKVIELSEANRRLEELARLRREFLRNITHELATPLTPIMGYLRLFIEGQLGKLTPLQLKSLNAMSASTERLRFLIDTLLDMSHLETGRMHFYDRKYNFSELVKRAIEETLSRAEDGDVRIISELPSVDLPARGDSDKLFRAIIHVLDNAVKFTPPGGKIALQVFEDHSKQGRQYVLEVADAGPGVDPERIKKILEPFYQADGSPTRSHGGVGLGLAFAQRVTQGLGGNIDIQSPPDKAVAGLRLKGTCVRLWVSPEAPPMDTRKNPASAPV, from the coding sequence ATGGCCTTAATTTTACATATAGATGCCGCTTCTGAGGATCGAGACCTCGTTGCCAAAAGCCTGCAAACAGCCGGTCACGAAGTCAAAGCTGCGAAAACGGGGCTCGAAGGCATCTCCCTCGCTCAAGAAAAGCGCCCGGATTTAGTGCTGCTCGACATGGACCTGCCTGATCTCGACGGCTACGAGGTCACTTTGCGCTTACGGGGAATCGCCGAGCTTGATGGCGTGCCCGTCATTGCCGCGGCCACCGAAATCGACGAACGTGCCAGCCTGGCCGTCGGCGCCGATGGCAATCTAAAGAAACCGCTTGATGCCAAGACCTTAGCGAGCACCATCGAAGCCATGCTCAACATCTCGGTCTACAAAGAGCATCGCGGCACCGAAACATTGCGCTTGCGCTCTCAAAAAATCGTTCGACACTTGGAAGAAAAAGTCATTGAGCTTTCGGAAGCCAACCGACGCCTCGAAGAACTTGCACGCCTTAGGCGCGAGTTTTTGCGCAACATCACCCACGAGCTAGCCACTCCGCTTACGCCCATCATGGGCTACCTTCGTTTGTTCATCGAAGGGCAACTCGGTAAACTCACCCCCTTGCAACTCAAGAGCCTAAACGCCATGAGCGCTTCCACTGAGAGGCTGCGTTTTCTGATCGATACCTTGCTCGACATGAGTCACCTTGAAACGGGACGCATGCATTTTTACGACCGCAAATACAACTTTAGCGAGCTCGTCAAACGCGCCATCGAAGAGACGCTTTCCCGCGCAGAAGACGGCGACGTGCGTATCATCAGCGAACTGCCATCGGTCGATTTGCCCGCCAGAGGCGATTCCGACAAACTCTTTCGCGCCATCATCCACGTGCTCGACAACGCCGTAAAATTCACGCCTCCTGGAGGGAAAATAGCGCTGCAAGTCTTCGAAGATCACAGCAAACAAGGCCGACAGTATGTCCTTGAAGTAGCCGATGCTGGCCCAGGCGTCGATCCGGAACGCATCAAAAAAATCCTCGAGCCTTTCTACCAAGCCGATGGCTCTCCAACACGCAGTCACGGCGGTGTCGGACTCGGCCTGGCCTTTGCCCAACGTGTCACCCAAGGCCTTGGAGGGAACATCGACATCCAAAGTCCTCCTGACAAAGCCGTCGCTGGACTGCGCTTAAAGGGGACTTGCGTGCGTTTATGGGTCTCACCGGAGGCCCCACCCATGGATACGCGAAAAAACCCCGCCTCGGCACCTGTCTAA
- a CDS encoding PEGA domain-containing protein produces MNHKLTFAASLLLISLASLSAQAQHKNATLLLPGGSPTEELPQGVQATVRAKIKSLLRSEGYRIRDLQEKPLSDASLQACKSAACIEPLAKATGAELIVGVALWQQKEKQMLQVAVSLEEPGRGHHSSSTEANEEQGALEAATEKAFRKTLATLSLGQERTLIIGGGPKGALVKLDGTDVGVLPYQGQIKPGTYTLTVTLKDHLPYTNQIHITSDAPQHHIKVKLEKEWSSDRPVVGPLIVGGAGALVLTGGIIGLLAEDCQAKNASGSCIGGERPNRILMGSAVAVGAGAIIGALLWYLLGADDTKPNETRKQTQAFNLNLGPTQAGLQWNQAF; encoded by the coding sequence ATGAATCATAAACTTACTTTCGCTGCATCCCTTTTACTCATAAGCTTGGCCTCCCTAAGCGCCCAAGCCCAACACAAAAACGCCACGCTCTTACTGCCCGGCGGAAGCCCCACCGAAGAGCTCCCCCAAGGCGTCCAAGCCACCGTGCGCGCCAAAATCAAAAGCCTATTGCGCTCTGAAGGCTACCGCATCCGCGACTTGCAAGAAAAACCACTCTCCGATGCCTCCCTTCAAGCGTGCAAAAGCGCAGCCTGCATCGAGCCCTTAGCCAAAGCCACTGGCGCCGAACTCATCGTCGGCGTGGCGCTGTGGCAACAAAAAGAAAAACAAATGCTGCAAGTTGCCGTAAGTCTTGAAGAGCCTGGCAGAGGCCATCACTCCAGCAGCACCGAGGCCAACGAAGAGCAGGGCGCCCTTGAAGCGGCCACCGAAAAAGCCTTTCGCAAAACCCTCGCCACGCTTAGCCTCGGACAAGAACGCACCCTCATCATCGGCGGCGGCCCCAAAGGCGCTCTTGTCAAACTCGATGGCACCGACGTCGGCGTCCTCCCATACCAAGGCCAAATCAAACCCGGAACCTACACCCTAACAGTCACCCTTAAAGACCACTTGCCCTACACAAACCAGATTCACATCACAAGCGACGCCCCCCAGCATCACATCAAAGTTAAACTTGAAAAAGAATGGAGTTCCGATCGTCCCGTTGTGGGACCACTGATAGTCGGTGGAGCAGGCGCGCTTGTACTCACTGGAGGCATCATCGGCCTACTCGCCGAAGACTGCCAAGCCAAAAATGCTTCTGGATCCTGCATCGGCGGTGAAAGACCCAATCGTATCTTAATGGGCAGCGCTGTTGCCGTGGGCGCTGGCGCCATCATCGGAGCTCTGCTTTGGTATCTGCTCGGCGCAGACGATACAAAACCAAACGAAACCCGCAAACAAACTCAAGCCTTCAACCTCAACCTCGGCCCAACCCAAGCCGGGCTGCAATGGAACCAAGCGTTTTAG
- a CDS encoding ATP-binding protein — translation MYKRRQTLALSSKESCFLWGPRQTGKSTLLSSLFPQAIRYDLLLSRDYRRLLSDPGLLREDCEAKGLNGKNQHEPIIIDEVQKLPELLDEVHWLIENRGLRFVLCGSSARKLKSSHANLLGGRALRYELKPLVSTEIEDFSLSKALNRGLLPRHYDSKHYDALRDAYVGEYLKEEIQAEALVRRLDIFSRFLQVAALSNAEILSYTTVGRDCGVSPQTVKSYYQILADTLVGNFLPAFRKRVKRRTIETPKFYFFDLGVVAELTRRGKVEAGSELFGQAFEHFIYMELVARLAYGQQRYPLCYWRTASGFEVDFILGDADIAIEIKSTQHVNANHLKGLKAFAEEYPKARLMLVSLDTRPRKTSEGIEILPWRDFLTWLWQTNSLL, via the coding sequence ATGTATAAACGCAGGCAAACCCTCGCACTATCATCAAAAGAAAGCTGTTTTTTATGGGGTCCCCGACAGACCGGGAAAAGCACTTTGCTGAGCTCGCTGTTCCCACAAGCCATTCGCTACGATTTGCTCCTAAGCCGAGACTATCGTCGCTTGCTCTCCGATCCTGGGCTACTTCGTGAAGACTGCGAAGCAAAAGGGCTCAATGGCAAAAACCAGCATGAACCGATAATTATAGACGAAGTCCAAAAGCTTCCTGAACTTCTCGACGAGGTGCACTGGCTCATTGAGAATCGCGGGCTTCGCTTTGTGCTGTGTGGCTCCAGTGCACGCAAACTCAAAAGTTCCCATGCCAATCTCCTTGGGGGACGTGCGCTTCGCTATGAACTTAAACCATTGGTATCCACAGAAATCGAAGACTTCTCATTGAGCAAAGCATTAAATCGTGGACTGTTGCCCAGGCACTACGACAGCAAGCATTACGATGCGCTCCGCGATGCCTACGTTGGGGAGTATCTAAAAGAAGAAATTCAAGCAGAGGCTCTGGTACGACGCCTTGATATCTTTTCGCGATTTCTACAAGTCGCCGCGTTAAGCAACGCCGAGATACTAAGTTACACTACCGTAGGACGAGACTGCGGCGTCAGTCCACAAACTGTCAAATCATACTATCAAATTCTAGCGGACACACTGGTTGGGAATTTCCTCCCCGCATTCCGCAAACGCGTCAAACGTCGAACTATTGAAACACCGAAATTTTATTTTTTTGATCTCGGAGTAGTTGCTGAGCTCACGCGACGCGGCAAAGTTGAAGCAGGCTCCGAACTGTTTGGTCAAGCCTTTGAGCACTTCATCTACATGGAACTTGTAGCTCGCTTAGCCTATGGACAGCAGCGCTATCCTCTGTGTTATTGGCGTACCGCCTCAGGATTTGAAGTCGATTTCATTTTAGGCGACGCGGATATCGCTATCGAAATCAAGTCAACCCAACACGTCAATGCCAACCATCTAAAAGGGCTCAAAGCCTTTGCCGAGGAATATCCCAAAGCAAGGCTCATGCTAGTCTCGCTCGACACCCGTCCACGTAAAACCAGTGAAGGCATTGAAATCCTGCCGTGGCGAGATTTTTTAACATGGCTCTGGCAAACAAACAGCCTCTTATAA
- a CDS encoding PEGA domain-containing protein, protein MALNAFYSVRAKVKTLLRQEGYRIRDLQEKPLSDASLQQCKTAACIEPLAKATGAELIVGVALWQQKEKQMLQVAVSLEEPGRGHHSSSAETNEEQGALEKATASAFYKALANLKMGQERTLIIDGGPKGALVKLDGTDVGVLPYHGSLKPGTYQLRITLDGHLPYEKQIHIPSEEPQQRLRVDLKVDPNLPTDKASVWNWPIAGVLGAVGVFGVATFARTAINNGECRGSRNLSDVCDDEVTLSPWGYLSLGVGIASLLGAGFFAIFQPIRVQLQTDGKTQTGIQIRGDF, encoded by the coding sequence ATGGCTCTGAATGCGTTCTATTCCGTCCGCGCCAAAGTCAAAACCCTCCTTCGCCAAGAAGGCTACCGCATCCGCGACTTGCAAGAAAAACCACTCTCCGATGCCTCCCTTCAGCAATGCAAGACCGCCGCCTGCATCGAGCCCTTAGCCAAAGCCACTGGCGCCGAACTCATCGTCGGCGTGGCGCTGTGGCAACAAAAAGAAAAACAAATGCTGCAAGTTGCCGTAAGTCTTGAAGAGCCTGGCAGAGGCCATCACTCCAGCAGCGCCGAGACCAACGAAGAGCAGGGCGCCCTTGAAAAAGCCACCGCAAGCGCCTTTTACAAAGCTCTTGCCAATCTCAAGATGGGACAAGAACGCACCCTCATCATCGACGGCGGCCCCAAAGGCGCTCTTGTCAAACTCGATGGCACCGACGTCGGCGTCCTTCCTTACCACGGAAGCCTCAAACCCGGCACCTACCAACTCCGCATCACCCTTGACGGCCATCTGCCCTACGAAAAACAAATCCACATCCCATCCGAAGAGCCTCAACAACGCCTTCGCGTTGATCTCAAAGTCGACCCCAATCTGCCCACCGACAAAGCCTCCGTCTGGAACTGGCCCATCGCTGGAGTCCTTGGCGCAGTTGGTGTGTTCGGAGTAGCCACCTTCGCTCGCACCGCCATCAACAACGGCGAGTGCAGAGGCAGCCGCAACCTCTCGGACGTGTGCGATGACGAAGTGACACTCAGCCCATGGGGATATCTCTCGCTTGGCGTCGGCATTGCATCGCTACTCGGCGCAGGCTTCTTCGCCATCTTTCAACCCATCCGTGTGCAATTGCAAACCGACGGTAAAACCCAAACCGGCATACAAATAAGAGGAGACTTCTAA
- the nrdR gene encoding transcriptional repressor NrdR, with product MKCPFCGVLENRVMDSRLSQGGEVTRRRRECEGCTRRYTTYERVEQVLPLVIKKDDRREPFDRLKVLSGLRRACEKRPVSSEALDQLVSQVERELVELGEKEVHSSLIGEKLMEKLRDIDQVAYVRFASVYRSFKDIHEFMGALSHLLDDPPEGSQ from the coding sequence ATGAAATGTCCTTTTTGCGGTGTGCTTGAAAACAGAGTCATGGACTCGCGACTATCGCAAGGCGGCGAAGTCACGCGGCGCCGGCGTGAATGCGAAGGCTGCACAAGACGCTACACCACCTACGAGCGCGTCGAGCAAGTCCTGCCTCTGGTGATCAAAAAAGATGACCGTCGTGAGCCCTTTGATCGTTTGAAAGTCTTATCAGGACTGCGGCGTGCTTGCGAGAAACGCCCCGTTTCAAGCGAAGCGTTGGATCAATTGGTAAGCCAAGTTGAGCGCGAGCTTGTTGAACTCGGCGAAAAAGAAGTGCACTCATCGCTCATCGGTGAAAAACTCATGGAAAAACTCCGCGACATTGATCAAGTCGCCTACGTTCGCTTTGCAAGCGTGTACCGCAGTTTCAAAGACATCCACGAGTTCATGGGCGCATTATCGCATTTGCTCGACGATCCACCGGAGGGTTCACAGTGA
- a CDS encoding PEGA domain-containing protein: MNTLVTIQKTRYNQSTSTTARSEGYRIRDLQEKPLSDASLQACKSAACIEPLAKATGAELIVGVALWLQKEKQMLQVAVSFEEPGGAHHSSSVDATEEEGALQSATEKAFRKTLATLSLGEERTLIIDGGPKGALVKLDGTDVGVLPYQGQIKPGTYTLTVTLKDHLPYTNQIHITSDAPEQHLKVTLQPDPDVPTDKASIWNWPIAGVLGAVGVFGVATFARTAINNGECRSSRDLTGFCDDEVKLSPWGYISLGVGIASLLGAGFFAIFQPIRVQLQSDGQTHAAIQLQGEF; this comes from the coding sequence ATGAATACTTTAGTGACGATACAAAAAACAAGGTATAATCAAAGCACATCCACCACCGCGCGCTCTGAAGGCTACCGCATCCGCGACTTGCAAGAAAAACCACTCTCCGATGCCTCCCTTCAAGCGTGCAAAAGCGCAGCCTGCATCGAGCCCTTAGCCAAAGCCACTGGCGCCGAGCTCATCGTCGGTGTGGCGCTGTGGCTGCAAAAAGAAAAACAAATGCTGCAAGTCGCCGTAAGCTTCGAAGAGCCTGGCGGAGCCCATCATTCCTCCAGCGTCGATGCCACAGAAGAAGAGGGCGCACTTCAAAGCGCCACCGAAAAAGCCTTCCGCAAAACCCTCGCCACCCTTAGCCTAGGCGAAGAGCGCACCCTCATCATCGACGGCGGCCCCAAAGGCGCTCTTGTCAAACTCGATGGCACCGACGTCGGCGTCCTCCCATACCAAGGCCAAATCAAACCCGGAACCTACACCCTAACAGTCACCCTTAAAGACCACTTGCCCTACACAAACCAGATTCACATCACAAGCGACGCCCCCGAGCAGCATCTCAAGGTCACGCTACAACCCGACCCCGATGTCCCCACCGACAAAGCCTCCATCTGGAACTGGCCCATCGCTGGAGTCCTTGGCGCAGTTGGTGTGTTCGGAGTAGCCACCTTCGCACGCACCGCCATCAACAACGGCGAATGCCGAAGCAGTCGTGACCTTACTGGTTTTTGCGATGACGAAGTCAAACTAAGCCCGTGGGGCTATATCTCATTGGGTGTCGGGATCGCCTCGCTACTTGGCGCCGGCTTCTTCGCCATCTTTCAGCCCATCCGAGTACAACTGCAAAGCGATGGCCAAACACATGCCGCAATCCAACTACAAGGGGAGTTCTAA
- a CDS encoding cysteine desulfurase has product MIYFDHHAATPPSHLALQAMHEAEKLGWANPSSVHQAGQRARALLEKARSQIATALGAASADIVLTAGGTEACNLGLIGLAGFSPKHVIVSAIEHPAVSATATRWHEQGSKVTRLPVPQGIPPSAEQLAALITAETELVAIQWVNHECGSIFPIADYAEVCKEKKLPFFVDATQAVGKIPVSIEKLPISALACASHKIGGPCGAGALYIRRDAPFTSLLEGGSQERGRRPGSHDVIAAVGFGAAMNDIENRLAAMQEVRVLRDDLEAHVKSLGAHINAEQSKRVPTVCNASFPDLKGELLVAALDIEGLCVSGGSACTSGLSTGSAILRAMYPEEAWRSENALRMSLAPITSRDEVQSAKALLSQVIERMQQKKLK; this is encoded by the coding sequence GTGATTTATTTTGACCACCATGCAGCCACGCCTCCAAGCCATCTTGCTCTACAAGCCATGCACGAGGCAGAGAAACTTGGTTGGGCGAATCCGTCGAGCGTGCATCAAGCCGGCCAGCGTGCGCGAGCTCTTCTTGAAAAAGCTCGCTCTCAAATCGCAACAGCGCTTGGCGCTGCATCCGCCGACATCGTCCTCACCGCAGGCGGCACCGAAGCATGCAACTTGGGACTTATCGGTCTAGCAGGTTTTAGTCCCAAACACGTGATCGTAAGCGCCATCGAGCATCCCGCTGTCAGCGCCACCGCCACACGCTGGCACGAACAAGGCAGCAAGGTAACACGTTTGCCTGTCCCTCAAGGCATCCCCCCTTCGGCCGAGCAGCTAGCCGCACTCATCACAGCAGAAACCGAACTTGTTGCTATCCAATGGGTCAACCATGAATGCGGCAGCATCTTTCCCATCGCCGACTACGCTGAGGTATGCAAAGAAAAAAAGCTTCCGTTTTTTGTTGATGCCACTCAGGCCGTCGGCAAAATCCCTGTCTCGATCGAAAAGCTTCCAATAAGCGCGCTTGCTTGCGCTTCGCATAAAATCGGCGGCCCCTGTGGCGCCGGTGCGCTTTACATCAGACGGGATGCACCATTCACATCGCTCCTCGAGGGCGGCTCACAAGAACGCGGCCGCCGCCCAGGCAGTCACGATGTCATTGCCGCCGTGGGATTTGGAGCAGCCATGAACGATATTGAAAACCGCCTCGCTGCCATGCAAGAGGTTAGGGTGCTGCGCGATGATCTTGAAGCCCATGTCAAATCCCTTGGCGCACACATCAACGCCGAGCAAAGCAAACGCGTCCCCACCGTTTGCAATGCAAGCTTCCCGGACCTTAAAGGCGAGCTCTTGGTTGCTGCGCTCGACATCGAAGGATTGTGCGTTTCTGGCGGATCGGCTTGCACATCGGGCCTTTCCACTGGCTCGGCCATCTTGCGTGCCATGTACCCCGAGGAAGCCTGGCGCTCGGAGAACGCGCTGCGCATGAGCCTTGCGCCCATAACCAGCAGAGACGAAGTCCAAAGCGCCAAAGCTTTACTCAGCCAAGTGATCGAGCGCATGCAGCAGAAGAAACTCAAATAA